One window of Nicotiana tomentosiformis chromosome 11, ASM39032v3, whole genome shotgun sequence genomic DNA carries:
- the LOC104120466 gene encoding defensin-like protein 1, which translates to MARSLCFMAFAVLAMMLFIAYEVQAQSTCKAESNTFPGICITKPPCRKACLSEGFTDGKCSKILRRCICYKPCVFDEKITKTGAETLAEEAKTLAAALLEEEIMDN; encoded by the exons ATGGCTCGCTCCTTGTGCTTCATGGCATTTGCAGTCTTGGCAATGATGCTCTTTATTGCCTATG AGGTGCAAGCTCAGAGTACTTGCAAAGCAGAAAGCAATACATTCCCTGGAATATGCATTACCAAACCACCATGCAGAAAAGCTTGTCTCAGTGAGGGATTTACTGATGGAAAATGTAGCAAAATTCTCAGAAGGTGCATTTGCTATAAGCCATGCGTATTTGATGAGAAGATAACCAAAACAGGAGCTGAAACTTTGGCTGAGGAAGCAAAAACTTTGGCTGCAGCTTTGCTTGAAGAAGAGATAATGGATAACTAA